In a genomic window of Glycine max cultivar Williams 82 chromosome 13, Glycine_max_v4.0, whole genome shotgun sequence:
- the LOC102668530 gene encoding uncharacterized protein has translation MMNNIFLIQELLRKYARKRISPRCLLKIDLHKAYNSISWEFLDWMLKSMGFPTQFCSWIMECITTTSFSVVVNGSIYGHFKGQHGLRQGDPLFPYLFVLCLEYFSCDLQSLKDNINFKFHPTCDVVQLSHLAFADDIMLLSRGDLPSVSTIFAKLQHFCNVLGLSINTNKSSIYSVGVDQDITSLIQGWSSKTLSYAGKVELIRAVIQGIANFWTDIFPLPQFVLDRINVSYRNFLWGKAEVHHNYFKGGNVWDFISSASDSVLIKKIIHIRDIITIKEDNVEAAKQTLNSWNSNEQLLAGKAYDYIRGVKPAVNWNSVVWNPAIPSKMSFILWLATKNHLLTLDRAAFLNKGLLCPLCRTKAKSHAHLFFSCRISLQVWANIRDWIPLHRQTISLQCTINSRICGRATSGTWGKFRCLALAIAVYCTWISRNLLLFENSPFSVINIINKIKFLVYKHSRVRVPIVLLAAGYVPFTL, from the exons ATGATGAACAACATTTTCCTTATTCAAGAGCTCCTTCGCAAATATGCTCGCAAGAGAATTTCTCCTAGATGCCTCTTGAAGATTGATTTACATAAGGCATACAATTCCATTTCTTGGGAGTTCCTGGATTGGATGCTTAAGTCTATGGGTTTCCCAACTCAGTTTTGTTCCTGGATTATGGAATGTATCACTACCACTTCTTTTAGTGTGGTGGTCAATGGATCTATCTATGGTCATTTCAAAGGTCAACATGGATTAAGGCAAGGGGATCCTCTTTTCCCTTACCTCTTTGTTCTCTGTCTGGAATATTTTTCCTGTGATCTTCAAAGCCTCAAGGATAACATCAACTTTAAGTTTCACCCAACTTGTGATGTTGTTCAACTTTCACACTTGGCCTTCGCAGATGACATTATGCTCCTGTCCAGAGGAGACTTGCCTTCAGTTTCAACTATATTTGCCAAGCTCCAGCACTTTTGTAATGTTTTGGGGCTATCTATCAACACCAACAAGTCATCCATTTACTCAGTGGGAGTGGACCAAGAT ATTACAAGCCTTATCCAGGGTTGGAGCAGCAAAACTCTCTCCTATGCAGGGAAGGTGGAGCTAATTAGAGCTGTCATTCAGGGAATTGCCAACTTTTGGACGGATATCTTTCCTTTACCTCAATTCGTTCTAGACCGTATCAATGTTTCCTACCGCAACTTTCTTTGGGGCAAAGCTGAG GTCcaccataattattttaaaggagGCAATGTTTGGGACTTCATTAGTTCAGCTTCAGATTCAGTTTTGATTAAGAAGATCATACACATTAGGGACATTATTACCATCAAAGAAGATAATGTGGAGGCTGCCAAGCAAACTCTCAACTCTTGGAATAGCAATGAGCAGTTGCTTGCTGGGAAGGCTTATGACTACATTAGAGGGGTCAAGCCTGCTGTCAATTGGAATTCTGTTGTTTGGAATCCTGCCATTCCTTCCAAGATGTCTTTTATCTTATGGCTTGCTACCAAGAACCATCTGCTCACTTTAGACCGAGCTGCTTTCTTGAACAAGGGTCTACTCTGTCCTTTGTGCAGAACTAAAGCAAAATCCCatgctcatttgttcttttcctGCAGAATCTCCCTCCAAGTCTGGGCCAATATCCGTGATTGGATTCCTCTCCACAGGCAAACAATTTCATTACAGTGCACTATCAATTCCCGTATTTGTGGTAGAGCCACCTCTGGTACTTGGGGCAAATTTCGGTGCTTGGCTTTGGCAATTGCAGTTTACTGCACCTGGATATCTAGGAACCTTTTACTTTTTGAGAATTCACCTTTTTctgtaattaatataattaacaagATCAAATTCCTTGTTTATAAACATTCGCGTGTTAGGGTGCCTATTGTTTTGCTTGCTGCGGGGTATGTCCCATTTACACTATAA
- the LOC100800832 gene encoding zinc finger protein CONSTANS-LIKE 9 produces the protein MGYICDFCGDQRSMVYCRSDAACLCLSCDRNVHSANALSKRHSRTLLCERCNSQPAFVRCVEEKISLCQNCDWLGHGTSTSSSTHKRQAINCYSGCPSAAELSSIWSFVLDIAAISESTCEQELGLMSINENKSVGVPPEGQNVSGSDEVTDQPALDKSLVGTSSMPESSSKPRILDQPARPANECLSKLYCPATKFPALCENDNLYDDFNMDEVDLNLENYEELFGMALSHSEELFENGGIDSLFGTKDMSAGDFSCEDAIAAEGSSVGQVNVMQPACSNAASADSILSTKTEPILCFTGRQAQSNLSFSGVTGDSSAGDYQDCGASSMLLMGEPPWFAPCPENSLQSANRSNAVMRYKEKKKTRMFDKKVRYASRKARADVRRRVKGRFVKAGDVYDYDPLSTTRSF, from the exons ATGGGCTATATATGTGATTTCTGTGGAGACCAGAGATCCATGGTGTACTGCCGCTCTGATGCTGCATGCTTATGTTTGTCTTGTGATCGGAATGTTCATTCTGCTAATGCCCTTTCTAAGCGTCATTCACGCACCCTTTTATGTGAGAGATGCAATTCACAACCTGCCTTTGTAAGGTGTGTTGAAGAGAAAATTTCACTTTGTCAGAATTGTGATTGGTTGGGTCATGGCACCTCTACATCTTCTTCAACACACAAGAGACAGGCAATCAATTGCTACTCTGGCTGCCCTTCAGCGGCTGAACTGTCTTCAATATGGTCATTTGTGTTAGATATCGCTGCCATAAGTGAATCTACATGTGAGCAAGAACTAGGCTTAATGAGTATTAATGAGAACAAGAGTGTTGGGGTTCCTCCAGAGGGCCAGAATGTGTCTGGTTCAGATGAAGTTACTGATCAACCTGCTTTGGACAAGTCTTTGGTTGGTACATCTTCAATGCCTGAATCAAGCTCCAAACCTCGTATTCTGGACCAGCCAGCTAGACCTGCCAATGAATGTCTTTCAAAG TTATACTGTCCTGCTACAAAATTCCCCGCATTATGTGAAAATGATAATCTGTATGATGATTTCAACATGGATGAAGTGGATCTAAATCTTGAGAACTATGAAGAACTTTTTGGTATGGCCCTCAGTCATTCTGAAGAGCTATTTGAAAATGGTGGAATTGATAGCTTGTTTGGGACAAAAGACATGTCTGCTGGAGATTTCAGTTGTGAGGATGCTATTGCTGCTGAG GGGTCGTCGGTTGGACAGGTCAATGTAATGCAACCAGCTTGCAGCAATGCAGCATCTGCAGATTCCATTTTGAGTACTAAAACTGAACCAATTCTTTGTTTTACGGGAAGGCAAGCTCAATCAAACCTTTCTTTTTCTGGCGTTACCGGAGACAGTAGTGCTGGAGACTATCAAGACTGTGGGGCTTCTTCAATGCTTCTCATGGGAGAACCTCCTTGGTTTGCTCCTTGTCCTGAGAATTCCCTACAATCAGCCAACCGTAGTAATGCTGTCATGCGGTacaaggaaaagaagaagacaCGGAT GTTTGACAAAAAAGTGAGGTATGCCTCTCGCAAGGCAAGGGCTGATGTCAGAAGGCGCGTGAAAGGCCGGTTTGTCAAAGCTGGTGACGTCTACGATTATGATCCTTTGAGCACAACCAGAAGCTTCTGA